TAGACCGGGATGCCACTGAGCAGGAACAGGAAGATGTACAGGAACTCAATCTGGGGGTGGTCAATGATGGGCGCCAGCACCAGGTAGAGAGAAGCAAGGAGCATGATGACAGGGATGATGGTGGGGACCTGCAATGGACACAGGGACCTGGATGATGGAGAGGCACGGGATGTTGTATGTGGCCCTTGGGCTCtgtccctcctgcctgcctgcctgttgCTTTCACCTGGCACCAGCTCCTCTCTTCCAGTCACTGCCATCCTACCTTGCCTGGCCAGGGAAGCCGCCTGCCAGGTTACAAGGGGCCATCCAAGGATCAGGGGCTTTGGGACCCAGGCTAATCCTCTCTATGCTATGTGAGGATTAATCCTCCTACTATATGTGTGCATCCTCTCTGCATTTGTCTCCTGTTGTTCTCCCTCAGGGTCCTCCAGAGGAGAAATGAGTCCCCAGTAAGCAGAATCGATGCCTTGTGATCCAGATGTCCTCACCCCCAGGAAATATAGAAATTGTCTACCAAATATGACATCCTTTCTTACATTCTTTCTCCAGGCCCCAAACGGGGCTGTGGTCCAATGATCTGCTTCATGCAACAGCCTAGGGTTGCAAAAAGCCCAATGTTTATTCCAGACTCTACCTTGTAAGGTCGAGGAAGATTCTTCTTCTTTATCCGCAAGTACAAGAGACAGCCAATGGTGGTTCCATAGGTGATCCAGCCAAGGAAGCTAAGAGGCAAACATGAGCCACTTACTCCGAGGCCCTTCCCTGGGTGGGCCTGCAAGAGGGGCTGGCCTACTAGGTGCAAACCTGGGACAGAAGTGCAAGCTCATCAGGGGCCTTTCAGCTACCCCCAATTGTCCTTGTCTATGCAGACTTAGGAAAGAAGAAGGCAAGGCTGGGGCACCAAGAACAGGAATGCAATGGAGggtattcttgcctccttcatcTCCAGTCACAAAGTGACTCACACATACAAGCCCAGGTACCCACTTGGCTTCATATTGGGCCTTGTTTGACTGCCCCTGACTGGACAGAAAAGGACAATTTTCAAAGAGAGGGAGGAGCATTTGTGTGTCTAAAAACAGGAGTCTGGTGAAATGTCAAGGAAGCCTGTGCTCTCCTCAGAGACCAGCACACTCATAGCAGATGCTCCTACTTTAGAGTCGGTGACCGGATAGGTCACTGAACACCCAGACAAGTGCCTGGCCTCTGCCTTCCCCAGTGTGGTTAGTTGAGTGGCTGATACAGGTCCGATGGAAGCCTCATCTGACCCGGGAGATGGGATGCAGACCAGGCCATCTCTTGAGGTAGTCGAGACTGGGAGACATGGGGTCCTTGTTGGGATAGATCATCCCCAACATTCTCACTCTGTGCCGGAACACTCTCAGTTACATTCCCCAATCTCAGCCCAAAGAAACCCTGGGTTCACCACGGTTTGATATTATTCTCATCATATAATGATTTTATCCTTTCTCatgggaaaaagataaaaagaaaaccagatctGTTACTTAATGTTCTGAAGAAAGTCACATCAAGCATTGTATATCCTGTTCCAGAAGATTAATTATACTTATGACAACGAAGAAGAGAACACGTGATGCCTGAGAACTTGCTCTGAGAGCTCCCTCGGCATCCAGATGCCACACTTGCCTGTAAGTGTAAGGATGTGCCCACGAAACCTGTTTCAGATGAGGTCATAAAACCACAGCTGGATGGCACGACAGTCCATCATTTCTGCCCCAGGCAAGGTAATAAAGGGGGTCAGAATATGTCTCCATTTTGATGCAATCTCTGATTATACCTACCCAGCTTGGTTGTGGGTCTGCCCTAGGTTCAATAAAGATATGCTGGGTCAGAGTCCTGAGCACAGATCAGACTACAAAGGGAAAATCACACCACAGCCAAGGGCTACAAGTCGTGGTGAGTAAAGCCTGAAGATAGCTTTAATGTGATCTCAGCGACAGAATAAAGGaacaaggaagaataaaaaatgacaaagacaaCACAAGCCTTTAACTTGTCTGCCTCTTGGTGAAACATTTGTCTCATTGAATTTTTGGAAATAGGACAAGAGAGGAGGGAGCCacttttaattttggaaacatAACTGGGAGAGAATGGCtgaaatgtgtgtgcatgtgcaagaGCCCTGAGCTCAGGTTTCCAGAAGTGTGCATGCATATCTTTATGTATATAAACAGGCATATATGTGATAGTTACACATAGGGGCTTCCAGAAGTGTGCACACacgtatttatatacacacatgcatgtgtgtgagtgtgcacacatAGGGGGCTTCTATATACATATGAGTGTATGTGAGTGTACGCACAAAGGGGCCATGAGATACCCAGCACGGGAGGACAGTCTCACTTGCCTCAAGAAGTTCACGATGGTGCTGAAGCTTCCTGGGATGACCAGGACCAAAGCCACTGCCGTGGTAAACATCAGGGCCGGAGTTGGTGTGAGGCGATGCACATGAACCATGGACAGAAGTTGGGGCTGGGAGCAAAGCCAGGTGTCAGGCAGCCGCCCCGCCAAGGGAGGCGCAGTAGGTTTCTGCCCTGGGAAGTTCCCAGCCCTCTTCCCCTGCCAAACTCACTCCGGACACCAGTGCGCCAACCTAATAGTCCCCAGTCCCCACAGCTTCAAGATGCAGGTCTCTGTGGCTCACCTGGGGTGAAAGCAGGCCCAGCGTACAGCTTGGGAGGCCGATCACTCCAGAGACCCAAAAAGCTTAGGACGTGGGCTAGAGTGTAGGGAGCTGACCCACGTGCCTGGCCAGGTTGTCCAACTTTCTATTGCTCATCCCCAAGACAGGAAGAGGGACCAGGGGTGGGAAGACAGAGGATGCGGGAGAAGAGGGTGGGATGGTTATGGATGGAGCATGGAATAGGATCATGGATTATGGTAGTAGACTGTATAAGCACTCAGCAAATAgtcctccctctcccacctccgTAGGAGAAATACTAGGTACTTCCCCATCCATCGACTCTGGgcttggccaatgaaatgtgagcaggGGTAACACAGCAGAGGCTCGAAATATACCTGTGTGGCTTGGCTTGGTCTCTTGAACCCCTGACACCTGCTTTAGGCAAAAACATGCTTTGGCCTGGGTCCCTGAGACAAGAACAGACTCAGAGACCTGAATGAGAAAATCTGAACACGAACCCCAGGCTGAAGCAGAGCCACGACAGACCCAGGGACCGATGAGCAACATGAAGCATTTGCTGTTGTCAGCCCCGTAGATCTTGGAGTTGTTGTTCAGCATCATTGCTGCGAAAACTACCAGAGGGACAGAGTCCCCAGGGGGAGGGGCCCTGAACGTACTCACCAGCTCGGCTCTGCTCCTGTGGCTCTGCCCCGCTGCCCCCACACCGTTTGCCCTACACAAACATCCCTATCACCTACAGACTCCACAGTGTGATCCAGTATGGTGACTCCCAAAACCTGGAAGTCAAAGGACTGGAGTTTAAATGGAGATACTTGGGATGCTTGAGTCtcattcttagaagaaaagagggttaaggtgcctgggtggctcagtcagttaaatgtctgacttcagctcaggtcatgatctcacagtttgtgagttcaagccctgcattaggctttgtgctgacagctcagagcctggagcctgcttcagagtctctctctgcccctccccaactcatgctgtctctctgtctcaaaaataaataaacactaaaaaaaaattttttttttttttttaagaagagaagaaGGCTATGTCTTGTAGGGGGAGTCCTGGCTTGGGCTAAGTGCTAAGCTCAGGCAGGAGAAAGCTTAGCCCTCCTGCAGCCCCCACCACCTTGGCCAGCCCAGACCCCATCTCTCACCATGTGGCCTTCTCTCGCAGCCACATAGCACACGCGACTTCCACCGAAGAACATCCCATTGGCAGAGCCAAATGTCGAGAGTACGACAGCCAACGGTAccagccaggcccaggccccCAGCACCTGGTTCCTAGGACAACAGAGGGTCAAGGGAAGGAACTCCAGCAGCAAACTGGAAGACAACAGCAAGGAAACAGAGCAAGCGAAACATCTAGAGGCAACTTGAAATATACACGGGACACTATCCTTCCCTAAACCTGATGTCTGCCCGGTGGCCAAGGAACACATCACTTGACTCACTCACCCCCAGCTCACAGCCATAGCATCAGAGGAAAGGATCTCGTTGGGCGACAACACTAGCAGGTAACTGATGTTGACCAGGAGGTACAAGCTGGTGACCAGGGGGATGGCGATCATCACTGCCCACACCAGGTTCTGCTGCAGAGTCCGGAAGAAGAAGCCACGTGTTAGGTGGTGAGTTCCTTCTCAGGCCCCCAGAACAGGCTCGTCAGTGCAGTGCTGAGCTCATCCTGGCCTCAGGGAGTATGTCAGGCCCTGGGGGCCACTCAGGCTGtgtgcccctcctccatgtgCTCACAGTCCATGGCCTGGATCCACAAACAACAGATGTGCTGGGAGGCCACGAGGGGCCCGAACCAGTCTAAGCAGTGGAGATACAGAGGGCCTGAGAGGAGTGGGGGCACCCACGAGAacagagcacagagaagggacAAGGAAGTTAAAGATCTTCATTCTTGGCTATTCATCAATCTTTCCAGCTGTAATATTCCAAGACCACCATGACAACCCTGCCTATTTTCTGGGTCTCCAGGACTCAGGCCCACCCAGACTGAAGGCCATTTCTGCCAGGGGTTCCACTCTGACCCTCAGGCTCCTCAACTGGAAATTGGGGGTCATTGgggatctgtaaaatgggacttcCCACTGCTCTGCCTCCCTGCAAGGTATGAGGGTcagcacagaggagggaaaaggaagggccTGGACATAAGGGCTGTGGGCACACAGAGCAGCTTATCCTATGGAGGCATTGTGCCACTCTGACCCTCGGTCTTTCAATAAAGGTACTGAGCAGGCGTCCAATAAAAATGgaggaataaatgaaaactgGGTAAAACAGAGTGTACTCCCTCCCACTTCACCTcctggccaccccccccccccccccccccccatgccctggACATCATTCTGGAGCCAGGAGCAAATAGAAGGAAGGAGTCTCCCTCTGAACCCACAGAACTCCATTCAACATTCCCCaaaggaacacctgggtggctcagtaggttaagcatccggcttcagctcaggtcatgatcttgcagttcgtggattcgagccccacatcgggctctgtgctaacagctcagagcctggagcctgcttcagattctgtctccctctctctccacccttcctctgctcacattctctctctctctctgtctctctctctctcaaaaataaataaacattaaaaaattaaaaacaaaaacaaaaaacatttcccAGGCTTGGGCCACCCTGGATAGACATCTACACCTCAAAGCAGTAAACGCATGTCCATGACACCCCCGGCCTCATGCAGGACTTTCTCTAGATGTCCTTTGGCTTACCTCTTGAGGGGCAGGCAAGCACTGATGAGCCCAGAGCCTCTCCCCTCAGTACCAAACAGGACCCCAGAACCTGGTATTGCTGCTACTGACACTTACAACATGAAATGAAGCACAGAAGAGGTCATTCTGTTGGCAGGGAGGTCTTCTCCAGACTTGGCACAGAGCTGTCCCTGGGAGGGCTGAACCACAGTCCCACACACACCTCCTGGCCCACCACTAGGTAGGACCCTCCCCCATTTTAGCGTCTGCCTGGTTAGCACATCTTCTCTTCTTCAACATTATATAAAAAGCAATTTccaagggtacctgggtgtctcagtcagttaaggatccaactactgagctcagctcaggtcatgatctcgcagtttgtgagttcaagccccacatcaggctctgcactttagtgcagagcctgcttgggattctctctctccctttctctctgcccccaccccggctcgctcttactctctctcaaactaaataaatatttaaaaaataataataaggcaaTTTCCAGAGCTTTCTGCCAGCCTGAGATCTGCCACAGAAAACTCTGGAGGCAAGCACAGGAGGAAGGGGGTACTGAGGGCAGAGTATTGACCTCAGGGCCTGTCTTCTGCCCTACTCAAACTTCCTTGAGACACAGAGATGCCCAGTTCTTTCTGGTCTCTGCGTTCCTGTTCACACTGCCTCTAAATGGCTGTTTTGCCACAAACCACATTAGCCCTTCAAGGGTCAGCTCCAGCCCTCCTCTCGCAGGACTGCTGGACTGTTCTGCCTCATGAGTTCCAGCAGCAAGTGGAGACAGCACCTCAGCCAGCTTTATTATATCCTAGCCTCTGTCCCATCCTGTCCTGTCCTCTAAGGGCAGGGGCCGGGGAGGGTGACCAATTCGCCCCAGCTTGCCTGAGACTTTCCCACTTTTCACACCAGAAGCCCTGCATCCCTAGGAAGTCTCCAGTCCTGGGCAACCTGGTCAGCAGACCTAGCAGGTCATGTGACAAATGCATGCAAGTGAAGCCAGTAGGACAGCAATGGACTCTCATAGACAGTAGGTCCTCTCAGGTCCCCTCCAGCTCTCAAATCTGAGgatctggaggcaaaggaaatggCCCCAACCACTGTTTCAGCGTGGCAGCTAATTCCTCATCTTCCCAGTCCTGAAAGTGTGTTCTGCCTGGGCCGAGAAGAGGCCACATGTAGCAAAGATGGGCAATGGAGCAGAGTCCTGGGTTCCCCCTACTGCAGGCCTTGCTGTGGGGTGCCCTCAGCAGACAAGCACCCACCGTGCATGACCCAGCCACATGCCAAGTCACAGGGAAGGGATCTGACATGCTTTTGAATTCGACTCCTCTTGGACAGCCCACCAGCCAGCTAATGAGCTATGACAGCCAAGCCCCAGGTTGTGCCACAAGAACAGTGAGATTTCCTGGTTTCATTCTCAAACACCTTAACTCTTTACTCAAATTCCAGGGCACATGGGCATAACGCTGGCCCAGGTTTGGCATAGGATCTGCCGTTTCTTGAAAAAGAGTGTGAAACAAAGATACACTTAACATGTGCTTCAGAGCTCAGACTTAGAGCCAGAATTTCAATTGTCCATCATTCAGAGGCATGGCTTTGTTTTTGCTTGAAACCCacatttgttggggcgcctgggtggctcagttgattaagccaccgacttcggctcaggtcatgatctcacagtttgtgagttcgagccctgcgtcgggctctgtgctgacagctcagagcctggagcctacttcagattctgtctccccctctctctacccctcccctgctcacgctctgtgtctctctctcaataataaataaacattaaaaaaaaaaaaagaaagaaacccacattTGTCAAAaacgcaggggtgcctgggtggctcagtcggttaagtgtcggacttcggttcaggttgtgATATCAACAgctcgtaagttcaagccccttgtcaggctctatactgacagcttggagcctggagcctgctttggattctgtgtctccctctgtctctgcccctcccccattcacacactctctctctctttctctctctctctcactcaaatataaataaacattaaaaaaaatgtttaaaaaaatgcagaggtcagcaaactacagcctgtgGACCAAATCCAGCCactgcttgtttttgtaaataaactctTACGGAGGCACAGCCACCCTCATTTGTGGCCTATGGCTATTTACAACAGAGTTGAGTGATCGTGACAGAGGACTCGtgacccacaaaacctaaaatgttAGCTCTTTAatcctttatggaaaaaaatttgcTAATCCATGCTCTATGGCATGGGAGCTTGTCTCACTCACCTTTGGACCCCCTTGCTCTTTCCCTGGACCAGCTccgagcccagagcctggattgaaagagagaggagtCTAGCCCTGTGAACTGAATGAGCCCGTGCCCGAGCCCGTGCCCCTGCccggcagccccagccccacccagagcCACCATGGACACACAGTAACCATTCACCTGAAATTACAGCTGTTTATGGCACTCCATACACAAGTGATTACGCCAGTTAATAACAGTTAATACCTTCAAGCCCTGCGAGGTAGATGGGACAGCTATTATGATCCCGTTGTTAGGGAGGAACTAAAGCACGAGGAATTACGTGCAAGAATAAAAACTAGGTCCCAGGACTTCTGGCTCTCACCCCGGTCTCTCTGTGCTCTGGGACTTCAGTCTCCAAGCTCCTCTTCTCCCCCCAGATTCTCCCAAACCCCCCTCCAGGGAGCCTCTGCAGAGAGGTGAGACATGTAATGGCCCCTGAGCCAGCCCCGAGGATGTAGAGGAAAAGACTCAGTTCTCACCCTCTGAAAATTAAAGGCtcctgcaggaaaaaaagaaaacaaatagcaacctaagcaaatatatttatagcaAAGAGTTAATTTCCATAGTAACTGAAGAGTCCAAATGTTCCAGCTATCAAGACAGATAACAAGCTGAGTCATCAAGCACGGCCTCTTGCTAGTGGTATGACCTCACAATCACTTCCccttttctaagcctcagttttcccatgtgAAAAATGGTGTTGATAATACCGACCTTGCCAGGCAAATGAGACCATGAGTGTGATCCTATAAAGTTCTGTGCTCACTTGGGAAGTTATTATTCCTCTAATTCCATAAATTACTTAAGGTAGACAGTGGGCTGGCATTCATGACTTCAAAAAGGGTACCCCCATTTTCAGCTGATTCCTCATGGTTTTAGTCAGTTCAAATAACAATAATTGGAACAGTTAATGTTTGGAGATTTCACCCTCTGAAGAAGTATTATGGACTCACCTTTGGATTCTTGAGCTCTTCCACCACATAGTTGACGTTATTCCAGCCATCGAAGGACCACATGCCCTGGTAAAAGGCCATGCCAATGCGCCCAGCCTGCTGTGTTGTGTTGTGGAAGGCAAGCAAAAAGGTTTCCGTGTGGCCCCGGCCCTGGCCCAGCACCACGGCCCCACCCACCACGATGACCAGCAACGAGAACACTTTGGCGACCGCGCACACGTTCACCAGCATGGTGGCCAGCCGTGAGCTCCAACAGTTGACCAGCGTCAGCAGCAGGATGCAGGAGGCAGCCACGCCCTTCAGCACAGCCTGGGGCATCGAGGAGCAGCCAGGGTAAAAGGGGGTCACGGCATACTCAGCGAAGCTCAGGGAGACGGCAGCAATGGCAGCTGGTCTGACCAGCAACACAAATGTATAGATAACCAGGAAGGCTGGCAAGGAGCCAAAGATTTGCAGGATGTAGGCATACTCCCCTCCAGATTTGGGAACCAGGGCACTCAGCTCAGCATAGCACAGGGCACCCATCATGGCCAGGAGGCCACAGCCTGCCCAGACCATAAGACTGGCTCCAGGGCTGCCCATGTAGACCAAGACCCCCTGTGGTGACATGAAGACACCAGAACCAATCATACAGCCAGCCATCAGGGACACGGCACTCCACAAACCAATCTCCCTCCTCAGCCTTAGCCCCTCACCACCTGGCTCCCGTCCTGCCACCCCCTCACCACCATTTCTTTCCTGACTTCTCTCCATCTCAGGGCTTCAACAGTCACTGTGTCTAGCTGAGCAGAAGCAGATACTCTCGTCTGTCTTGCGGGCTTCCTGCAGGGGTTAATGATTACAGCACTTGATGAAGTCTGAACCAGAGACCAGACAGCCAGGGCATGGCATTCAGCAGGCACAGAGCCTTCACTGATCGACCGGTCCCTGTCCAACTCAAACTCCAGTATAGGCAGTATACAGGAGCTGTTTGCCAGTGTAACCCAGGGATCAAGGAAAAGATCAAGGAAAGAGGGATTCTAGTAGAAATCCCTGCTGCCCAATTCCACAGCACTATGTGAGGAATAACAGTTGGACGGGTGTTCTGTGCCAACAATAACAATGCGGAGCAATTACACATCAGGAACCTAAAAAAGTCTCTGCAATAGTTTTATCAGCCAAGCAATAAAACCCCTGTTTTATCAGGATTCCAATTAAAATTGCATGAGCCCTGCTTTAAGGAAGAATCAAGACAATCAAAGAAGAAGATTCAAATAGTTCAGAACAGAGCTTTACCCCTACAAGGAAAGGACCACGTGGTTAGAAGCACAGTACAGGGTGTGGAATGGGATCCTGCATTCAAATCCCAGGTTTAGTCCCTCATAGTTGTGTGACGTTGGACAATATCTCTGAACTTCACCCTACTCATCTGTCAGTTAATTACAATACCCACCACATAGTGTTACTGTAAAGATTAAATAGCATAGTCCAATCAAAGTAGCTAGAATAGTAGGTGAAATGTAGTAGGCTTTCCTTAAACATTAGCCAATACTATCTGGCTAAGAGTTTCATTAGTTCcctagttttatatatatatacatatgtatatgaatatatattttaaatatatatttcattgatttatgaataATGTTCATTTTAGGATATAGTTTATAACTTTTTTGTTAACTCTCCcttatattttggttttgatttttttatttttttatattttagatagataatgtgcatgagcaggagagaggggcaaagggagaaagagagagaaagagagagagggaatcttaaacaggctccatgctcagtgcagagcctgagacagggcttgatcccatgaacccaggatcatgacctgagctgaaatcaagaatcagatgctcaactgatccacctaggcacccctttccCTTACACTTTTAAAATCTTGGGTTATAGAACCTTTACTAGTATTGTTATAGAAAGGTCAGTGGAACTCACTAGCATTTAGAGTAAAGATGCTGACACCCAAAGTGAGCAGAAAGGCACCTGTGATCTCCCAGACTGACCTAGCTCAAGTCAGCCATATGGGCTACTTGGATCTCGTGTGCATGTGTATTAATAAAGCCCTTGACAGATGTCACTGGTTCCTGGGGTGTCCATCTTACCTCCTCCCCTTGATTCATGGAAGCCTACTTGACATAGGTCCTCAGAAAATGTAGAGACATCTTCTTGAGAAAATCCCTGAAGAGGGGGCCCTCCAAAATTCAGAAGGAGGTCCTCCAAGATTCCTACACagtacaaagagagagaaaaggacagagaagtaattaaggggggggggaaggagctACAAGAATTGGAGGGAATGAAGATAAAAAAGGATAGAGTCCTGGAAGCTCAGGAAAGAAAATCAGCTTCCTTCCTGGCAATAGCTAAGTAGTAACTAAGACACTTAAATGTCAACCCTCTTCTTCTCCAGGGGCTGTTGCTAGTGGATGCCAACTGCAATGTCTGAGAACAGTCCACAAGACCACCCTGACCTCTAACACTAATAGCAAGTTTGCAGGGTTCCAAGACTATCCTTACGTCCAATAATTTGCTAGGAAGACTCACAGAACACACCAAAAGCTTTTACACTCAGGTTATGTTTTTACACTTACAGGTCCAGATTAAGGTCACTCAAGGGAGAAAAGACATAGGAAAGAATCCAACAGAATTCCAAACACAGAGCTTCCAGTTCTCTTCTCCCCGAGGAGTCAGGACATTGTTATTCTCCAGGCATCAATGTGTGACAATAAGCATATCATATTGCCAACCAGGGAAGCTCACCTGAGCCTTGGTGTCCACTCTTTATTGGGGTTCTATCACATAGACATGGTTGACTGCTCATGTGGCTGAATTCAGTTTCCAGCCCCTCAGGAGATCAAGCTGATATTTTATGACCCAAAGCCTCCATCCAAAAATCACATTGTTACTATATGGCTGGCCCAAGGCCCCCAGGCAAATGAAGACCCTGCAATCAAGCATAACATTCCAAGGGCTTGGAGATTACCTCCCAGAAGCTGAGGGCAAGGGCCAGACCTCTCTTTGGGCAAAGTTAAATTCTTTACTACAAAGATATGGATGTACCTGTGAGCTGAAGAACATTATGAGAACATAAAGATTGTTTTGAATGACTCATCTTGTCAAGTAGGGTGTCTAAAGAGGAGGACCCTAAATTCCAGGCTAAGGAGCTGAGACCAGCCAGGAATGGGAGGGAAGAGGATGATGAGTAGGAATGAGTAGGGAACGGCTCACCTCAAAGCTCTTCCTGAATGGAACTAGAGACTCTGAAGTTCTTTGGGCTTCAATTAGCAAATCCAACTGCCCTCCCAGAATCTGACAAGTGTGGTCTTCAGGTCCAAGGTCGGGCCTGCCTGTGAGGAAGGAATCTCTGAAGCAGAGTTGAGCCTATATGACATCCCTGTGCTGCGTCAGAAGTGATGGGGTAGCTGATGGACCCAGTCTGAAGCTCAGCCAAATGGATGTCTTAGGAAGAAATTCAGCACCCAAGAACCAGAGAGTCATGTTTTATACCACTGTGCATTCAATGGAATCTTTATTGGTTCCATTTCCCATGAGGAAAATGGGACTGATGATTCTCCCACAAAAGTGTTCATGAAAATAAGCCAAAAGCCCTCATGTCCCATCATCCTATGGAGATGAATGAAGTTATGTTAActtctatttgaagaaataatggctggaaatttcccaaatttgatcaTTTATTTACATAACCAAGAAATTCAACTCCAAATggaataaactcaaagaaatacCCAGACACCTCATAATCAAATGATCAAGTCAGACCATgagagaatcttgaaaacagcaagaaagaAGCAATTCATCTTTTATAAGTATTCCTCAACAAGATTAACAGCTGATTTGTCACCaaaaaccatggaggccagaagacagtGACATGGCATCTTCAAGTGCTGGGCGGGGGCGCGGTGGGAAGGTAATGTCATCCAAGAATTCTATTTCCAGTAAAActctcttcaaaattaaaaaaaaaaaaaaatgaagacattctgAGATAAGCAAAAGCTAAGATTATTCATCACTAGCAGACCTGCCCtccaagaaatgctaaagggagtcctTCAGGCTGAATAGAAAGGGCACTAAGCAGTAACTTAAatccacacaaaaaaataaagaacactggtAAAAGTATCAACATAGACAAATATAACACAATATTAatgatgtattttttgtttttacctccaCATTTTTCCTAATCTAATTTAAAAGACAACCACAAATGCTGCTAGGGCATGGGATatctacatgaaaaagaattaatttgAACCTCTAtttcacattatatataaaaattaattcagaatggatcgaagacctaaatgtgagagctcaaactataaaactcttagcaGGAAACTTAGCTgcaaatcttcatgaccttggactagacaatgatttcttaaatatgccaccaaaagcataagctacaaaggaaaaagagataaattagacttcatcaaaatttaaaacttgtgtgCATCAGATAGtgtcaaaaaagtgaaaagacaacccacagaatgagaaaaaat
This genomic stretch from Panthera uncia isolate 11264 chromosome A3 unlocalized genomic scaffold, Puncia_PCG_1.0 HiC_scaffold_12, whole genome shotgun sequence harbors:
- the LOC125937352 gene encoding b(0,+)-type amino acid transporter 1-like, whose amino-acid sequence is MERSQERNGGEGVAGREPGGEGLRLRREIGLWSAVSLMAGCMIGSGVFMSPQGVLVYMGSPGASLMVWAGCGLLAMMGALCYAELSALVPKSGGEYAYILQIFGSLPAFLVIYTFVLLVRPAAIAAVSLSFAEYAVTPFYPGCSSMPQAVLKGVAASCILLLTLVNCWSSRLATMLVNVCAVAKVFSLLVIVVGGAVVLGQGRGHTETFLLAFHNTTQQAGRIGMAFYQGMWSFDGWNNVNYVVEELKNPKQNLVWAVMIAIPLVTSLYLLVNISYLLVLSPNEILSSDAMAVSWGNQVLGAWAWLVPLAVVLSTFGSANGMFFGGSRVCYVAAREGHMPQLLSMVHVHRLTPTPALMFTTAVALVLVIPGSFSTIVNFLSFLGWITYGTTIGCLLYLRIKKKNLPRPYKVPTIIPVIMLLASLYLVLAPIIDHPQIEFLYIFLFLLSGIPVYFLFVYFHCQPRCLQMATLYLQLLLEVAPTTKNVD